In a single window of the Polynucleobacter sp. MWH-UH24A genome:
- a CDS encoding PAS domain-containing sensor histidine kinase, with the protein MPISPPHLPSSMPAASPSEPPNESAQMMPNQLAEAFALFYEESKKLESQQADLQEKINQLTQELYDSNHRLGILLNAIPAGVVLLENNLVSLHNPSVLNFLPTIVIGKALTLPLDWQPSIAPGEYLIENAEGRRTIQLVRIDEGTRSIVQIQDITANIRLHQQSQQENRLAAMGKMAASIAHQFRTPLATALLYSSHLCDGKIAADESQEFAQRLRKQLLGLEKLSQDMLRFITNRPRKSELVPITSILQTAEQGIRPLCEEKGVTLRSQMSIAKDQLVNVEQQAIVNALLAILENALEVSEAGQTISITASGNHQRVTIVIDDQGPGIPNAMLESLFEPFSTGHSSGTGLGLAIAKNALEAHRGSIHAENYDGGARFTITLPSMNSL; encoded by the coding sequence TTGCCGATTTCCCCTCCCCATTTACCCTCAAGCATGCCCGCTGCAAGCCCCTCTGAGCCCCCCAATGAGTCCGCTCAGATGATGCCAAACCAGTTAGCGGAGGCCTTTGCCCTTTTTTACGAAGAATCCAAGAAGCTTGAATCGCAACAGGCTGATTTACAAGAGAAAATTAACCAGCTCACCCAAGAGCTCTACGATTCGAACCATCGCCTAGGTATTTTGCTCAACGCCATCCCCGCCGGGGTCGTTTTGCTGGAGAACAACCTGGTGTCGTTGCACAACCCTTCCGTACTCAACTTTTTGCCAACCATTGTGATTGGCAAGGCGCTGACCCTGCCGCTCGATTGGCAACCCTCGATCGCGCCGGGTGAGTATTTAATTGAAAACGCCGAGGGTCGGCGCACCATTCAACTTGTGCGCATAGACGAGGGCACCCGCAGCATTGTGCAAATCCAAGACATTACAGCCAACATTCGTTTGCATCAACAGTCGCAACAAGAAAATCGTTTAGCCGCGATGGGCAAGATGGCAGCCAGCATTGCGCATCAATTTCGTACTCCCTTGGCAACTGCGCTCTTGTACTCATCGCATTTATGCGATGGCAAGATTGCTGCTGATGAGTCCCAAGAATTTGCCCAGCGCCTTCGCAAACAACTCTTGGGTCTTGAAAAACTCTCGCAAGACATGTTGCGCTTCATTACCAATCGGCCCCGTAAATCCGAACTCGTTCCGATTACCAGTATTTTGCAAACGGCAGAGCAAGGAATCCGGCCCTTATGTGAAGAAAAAGGAGTAACACTGCGATCGCAAATGAGCATTGCCAAAGATCAATTGGTGAATGTCGAGCAGCAAGCGATTGTGAACGCGCTCTTAGCCATTTTAGAAAATGCCCTGGAGGTCTCCGAAGCCGGTCAAACCATTTCGATCACAGCCAGTGGAAATCATCAGCGCGTCACCATCGTGATTGATGATCAAGGCCCGGGCATCCCCAACGCCATGCTGGAGTCCTTGTTCGAGCCCTTCTCCACGGGTCACTCCAGCGGCACGGGTCTTGGATTAGCGATTGCTAAAAATGCTCTTGAAGCGCATCGCGGTTCGATTCATGCAGAAAACTACGACGGTGGTGCGCGCTTTACTATTACCTTACCTTCAATGAACTCCCTCTAG
- the fliF gene encoding flagellar basal-body MS-ring/collar protein FliF, which translates to MSDEAVPGLQGDGKDAAVVNIGSNSAASAPPAAGMAAIAARAANAPAKTATPAKLRELIFRFSSLNLQQRLIVLAAGVLFLAAIIFVSLSNRKDDYRVLFSSINERDGAAIVAALQQMNVPYKFTEGGAAILVPESSVYETRLKLAGQGLPKAGNVGFELLENQKMGTSQFVEQVNYQRGLEGELARSISSLSQVKSARVMLAIPKQTAFMREQEKPTASVVVTMHPGRFLDNQQVAAIANLVGSSVPNLGPANVTIVDSEGSLLAPNPQRSVGLDSTQLKYVAELEGALSKRVQAILEPVAGKENVRAQVTVDMDFGELERMEETFGRNTPPNQASIRSQQSNQGSSGSTGASGVPGALTNQPPGPGQAPLNTQAAGNNNPQNLNAPPGNTGSGVTNTRNDNVINYELDRAIQRIKGEKGKVRRVSAGVVVNFKPGGVDKDGKPQKPVAYTARELEQINNLVKDAIGFNEKRGDSVSVANILFRTEASDEPPFYKQPGVIELSKELFKFLIIVGSLGILFFGVVRPLLFPPKIDQALEEQRIEEEFDEKIKAEMETMSPAAREKRRMEVELERERRRIQEEEERMRIEAEKKAEEDSRKRIEEEKKAEYDELLAYAIEFVESNPKVVSGIFKEWLAQDAAKTNEANAAAGGAA; encoded by the coding sequence TTGAGCGACGAAGCTGTACCAGGTTTGCAGGGAGATGGTAAAGATGCTGCTGTAGTCAATATTGGCTCCAACAGCGCGGCTTCTGCACCCCCTGCGGCTGGAATGGCAGCGATTGCAGCCCGGGCAGCCAATGCTCCCGCGAAGACAGCGACCCCCGCCAAGCTGCGCGAACTGATTTTCCGCTTTAGCTCCCTCAATCTCCAGCAACGTCTCATCGTTCTCGCGGCCGGAGTTCTATTCCTGGCGGCCATTATTTTTGTCTCGCTCTCAAACCGCAAAGACGATTACCGGGTTCTGTTTTCGAGCATTAATGAGCGCGATGGTGCGGCGATCGTAGCTGCCCTACAGCAAATGAATGTGCCCTACAAATTTACCGAGGGCGGAGCGGCGATCTTAGTGCCCGAGTCATCGGTTTATGAAACGCGCTTGAAGTTGGCCGGACAAGGCTTACCTAAAGCGGGTAACGTTGGCTTTGAGTTGCTCGAAAACCAAAAAATGGGAACCAGCCAGTTTGTTGAGCAAGTCAACTACCAGCGTGGTTTAGAAGGCGAGTTGGCGCGCAGCATTAGTTCCCTCTCGCAAGTCAAATCAGCGCGCGTGATGCTCGCGATTCCAAAGCAAACTGCCTTTATGCGTGAACAAGAAAAACCCACTGCTTCGGTGGTGGTGACCATGCACCCTGGGCGATTCTTGGATAACCAACAAGTTGCGGCGATTGCCAATTTGGTGGGCTCATCAGTCCCCAATCTTGGTCCAGCCAATGTCACGATTGTGGATTCGGAAGGAAGCCTGCTCGCCCCCAACCCACAACGCTCGGTCGGCTTAGATAGTACGCAATTGAAGTACGTCGCTGAACTCGAAGGCGCTTTATCAAAGCGCGTTCAAGCAATCCTAGAACCCGTAGCCGGTAAAGAAAATGTCCGCGCTCAGGTAACCGTGGATATGGATTTTGGCGAACTCGAGCGCATGGAAGAAACCTTTGGGCGCAATACCCCGCCCAATCAAGCGTCGATTCGTAGTCAGCAAAGTAATCAAGGCTCAAGCGGTAGCACCGGCGCTTCTGGGGTGCCTGGCGCACTTACCAATCAGCCCCCAGGACCTGGGCAGGCACCGCTCAATACCCAAGCCGCTGGTAACAATAATCCACAAAATCTCAATGCACCGCCTGGTAATACCGGTAGTGGTGTGACCAATACTCGCAATGACAATGTTATTAACTACGAACTTGATCGTGCAATTCAGCGGATCAAGGGTGAAAAAGGCAAAGTGCGTCGTGTATCGGCAGGCGTTGTTGTGAACTTCAAACCTGGCGGGGTCGATAAGGATGGCAAACCCCAAAAGCCGGTGGCGTATACGGCCCGTGAACTCGAGCAAATTAATAATTTAGTGAAAGATGCGATTGGCTTTAACGAAAAAAGAGGCGATAGTGTTAGTGTTGCCAATATTTTGTTTCGGACTGAGGCGAGTGATGAGCCACCGTTTTACAAACAACCTGGGGTTATCGAACTTAGTAAAGAGCTCTTTAAGTTCCTCATTATTGTGGGTTCCCTGGGCATCCTCTTCTTTGGTGTTGTGAGGCCACTCTTGTTCCCACCGAAAATCGACCAAGCCTTGGAAGAACAGCGTATTGAAGAAGAGTTTGACGAGAAGATCAAAGCCGAGATGGAAACCATGTCGCCTGCTGCGCGTGAGAAGCGCCGTATGGAGGTTGAGCTTGAGCGTGAGCGTCGACGCATTCAGGAAGAGGAAGAGCGCATGCGAATCGAGGCCGAGAAGAAAGCCGAAGAAGACTCTCGCAAACGCATTGAGGAAGAGAAGAAAGCCGAGTACGATGAACTTTTGGCCTATGCCATTGAGTTTGTCGAGAGTAACCCCAAAGTGGTCTCCGGCATCTTTAAAGAATGGCTGGCACAAGATGCCGCTAAAACCAATGAAGCCAATGCCGCTGCTGGCGGCGCAGCGTAA
- the fliG gene encoding flagellar motor switch protein FliG, translating to MPEENVEAPKTLSIADALKEGVKGASQSGTITFSDLDGASKAAVILLAVGAESAANVLRQMTPFEVQRLSGKMAVVKSLSRDLVLQVLREFKDVTANNAQVAFDTDSFMQNMLTKAMGAEGASDLLGRLESTLDMSGIETLKRMESDVLYEMIKNEHPQIIATVMVFLDSAQAASVLKLFPDELRNELILRVALLEKVQPAALKELNEVMSRSAGPDSDFRRSTVGGIVPTAEILNMLSGGLDKMALDTVRNYDAELADAIQEKMFVFEDFLEIEDRSLQTLLLEVPQDTLVIALKGASPKLREKLFKNMAKRAADGVREDLETRPPVKIQEVEEMQKEIIRVARALAEEGRMIMERGKQGDAFL from the coding sequence ATGCCAGAAGAGAACGTAGAAGCCCCGAAGACACTATCGATTGCCGATGCTCTCAAGGAGGGCGTCAAAGGCGCGTCGCAATCGGGCACGATCACCTTTAGCGATCTTGATGGTGCTTCCAAAGCCGCCGTGATTTTGCTTGCAGTTGGTGCTGAATCGGCAGCTAACGTTTTACGTCAAATGACACCGTTTGAAGTGCAACGCCTCTCAGGCAAGATGGCCGTTGTGAAATCACTCAGTCGTGATTTGGTATTGCAGGTACTGCGCGAGTTTAAAGATGTCACGGCCAACAATGCGCAAGTGGCGTTTGATACCGACTCCTTCATGCAAAACATGCTGACCAAAGCCATGGGTGCTGAAGGAGCCTCGGATCTCTTGGGTCGCTTGGAGTCGACCCTGGATATGTCGGGTATTGAAACACTCAAGCGGATGGAATCCGACGTTTTGTATGAGATGATCAAGAACGAACACCCGCAGATTATTGCCACGGTGATGGTGTTCTTGGATTCTGCGCAAGCCGCATCGGTCTTAAAATTGTTCCCAGACGAGTTGCGCAACGAATTGATTTTGCGCGTGGCGCTTCTTGAGAAAGTTCAACCTGCTGCATTGAAGGAGTTAAACGAGGTGATGTCACGCTCTGCTGGCCCTGATTCGGATTTCCGTCGCAGCACAGTGGGCGGCATTGTGCCAACCGCCGAGATCTTAAACATGCTCTCTGGCGGGCTCGATAAGATGGCGCTAGATACCGTTCGTAACTACGACGCAGAGTTGGCGGATGCGATCCAAGAAAAAATGTTTGTGTTCGAAGATTTCTTGGAAATCGAAGACCGCTCTTTACAAACCTTGTTACTCGAGGTTCCCCAAGATACTTTGGTGATCGCACTCAAAGGTGCCAGCCCCAAATTGCGTGAGAAGCTCTTTAAGAATATGGCCAAGCGCGCTGCCGATGGCGTGCGTGAAGACCTTGAGACACGACCACCTGTGAAGATTCAGGAAGTCGAAGAGATGCAAAAAGAAATCATCCGCGTGGCCCGTGCACTTGCTGAAGAGGGTCGCATGATCATGGAACGAGGTAAGCAAGGCGATGCCTTCCTCTGA
- a CDS encoding FliH/SctL family protein, which translates to MPSSDPDSIPFRWEVPSFDPPKPPKPPKNPPVQYPTVEEVEAIRASAYHEAYELGSNQGFIEGRESGYKEGQAKGYEEGYQKGYLDAHGETNRLHDALKELLQTLDGFPEAMAQPLTQLAFEIGARLSANESMERAPFVAAVQEALMRLPRPGESLFLRIRPEEIATWKKIVDDPGLPFTCSILPDADVQFGHAYVEVAGARIDVGQEARKALVSAALGLADAPSPTAELPSVPNSSNSTEQNTNVDDQSTS; encoded by the coding sequence ATGCCTTCCTCTGATCCGGATTCCATCCCTTTTCGGTGGGAGGTTCCCTCGTTTGATCCTCCTAAACCCCCTAAGCCACCTAAAAATCCTCCGGTTCAATACCCCACGGTCGAAGAAGTTGAAGCAATTCGAGCCAGTGCATATCACGAAGCGTATGAGCTCGGATCCAATCAGGGGTTTATTGAAGGCCGTGAGAGCGGATACAAAGAAGGTCAGGCCAAAGGCTATGAGGAGGGTTATCAAAAAGGCTACCTCGATGCCCATGGCGAGACCAATCGCTTACACGATGCACTCAAAGAGCTACTCCAAACCTTAGACGGATTTCCTGAGGCGATGGCGCAACCTCTAACCCAGTTGGCCTTTGAGATCGGCGCACGCTTATCTGCCAACGAGTCCATGGAACGAGCCCCTTTTGTGGCTGCCGTGCAAGAGGCATTGATGCGTTTGCCTCGCCCCGGTGAGAGTTTGTTCTTGCGCATTCGACCCGAAGAAATTGCGACCTGGAAAAAAATTGTGGATGATCCCGGCTTGCCATTTACCTGCTCGATCTTGCCTGATGCGGATGTGCAGTTTGGTCATGCCTATGTGGAAGTCGCTGGCGCACGAATCGATGTTGGTCAGGAAGCACGAAAGGCCTTAGTGAGCGCCGCCCTCGGATTAGCAGATGCCCCATCACCCACCGCGGAATTACCTAGCGTGCCAAACTCATCGAACTCAACTGAACAAAATACAAACGTCGATGACCAATCAACTTCTTGA
- a CDS encoding FliI/YscN family ATPase has translation MTNQLLEFAEQLSDVREHLAVTPRSIREGKLKRVSGIVLEVEGLPLSIGSSATIVSQAGDLSFDAECIGFNGGITYLMPLDQVEGIAPGALVYPASTPVDYGGGYTTKVATKPLPIGEALLGRVVDGLGRPIDGKGDASQKMTRQARTILNPLDRTPIHEPLDTGIRAVNGLLTVGRGQRVGIFAGSGVGKSVLLGMLARNCVADVIVIGLVGERGREVREFCEETLGPESFSRAVVVAAPADASPLARSKGGSYSTDVATWFRDQGKHVVLIVDSLTRYAMALREIGLSLGEAPVARGYPPSVFARMPELVERVGNGANPDGSITAFYTVLLEGDDTNDPVADTARGILDGHFFLSRELADSGHYPAIDIEKSISRVMPKVSSREHLMSARRVKQLYSRYMRGRDLVSMGAYVAGSDPELDAALQMWPKIKQFLQQDMDDRVPMPETLVELEAIAPSQVDPAANPNSSPALQNIRRV, from the coding sequence ATGACCAATCAACTTCTTGAATTTGCCGAGCAGTTAAGCGATGTGCGGGAGCACTTAGCAGTCACTCCACGCTCGATTCGGGAAGGCAAATTAAAACGGGTCTCCGGAATCGTGTTAGAGGTGGAGGGCTTGCCATTAAGTATTGGATCCAGCGCGACGATTGTTTCGCAGGCAGGGGATCTCAGTTTTGATGCCGAGTGCATTGGCTTTAATGGGGGTATTACCTATTTGATGCCGCTTGACCAAGTCGAAGGCATTGCCCCAGGTGCCTTGGTTTATCCAGCGAGTACTCCGGTCGATTATGGGGGTGGCTACACCACCAAAGTCGCGACCAAACCACTACCAATTGGCGAAGCATTATTGGGTCGGGTCGTCGATGGCTTGGGCCGACCGATTGATGGCAAAGGTGATGCTTCGCAAAAAATGACAAGGCAAGCCCGAACCATCCTAAATCCGCTCGATCGAACTCCCATTCATGAACCCCTCGATACCGGAATTCGGGCGGTGAATGGGTTGCTTACGGTCGGTCGCGGTCAACGCGTTGGCATTTTTGCTGGTTCGGGCGTGGGGAAAAGTGTATTGCTTGGAATGCTAGCCCGTAACTGCGTGGCCGATGTGATTGTGATTGGTCTTGTGGGAGAGCGTGGTCGTGAGGTTCGTGAGTTTTGTGAAGAGACGCTTGGCCCAGAGTCCTTTAGTCGTGCAGTTGTAGTCGCAGCACCCGCTGATGCCTCGCCACTGGCCCGATCTAAAGGTGGATCGTATTCCACCGATGTGGCAACCTGGTTTCGGGATCAAGGCAAGCACGTTGTGCTAATTGTGGATTCATTGACGCGGTATGCCATGGCGTTGCGTGAAATTGGTTTGAGTTTGGGCGAAGCGCCAGTTGCAAGGGGTTACCCACCAAGTGTCTTTGCCCGCATGCCAGAGCTCGTTGAGCGCGTCGGCAATGGCGCCAATCCCGATGGCTCCATCACTGCCTTCTATACAGTGCTCCTTGAAGGAGATGACACTAACGATCCAGTGGCCGATACCGCACGTGGAATCTTGGATGGCCATTTCTTCTTATCCAGAGAACTAGCCGATAGCGGACACTACCCAGCCATTGATATTGAGAAATCAATTTCCCGAGTGATGCCCAAGGTGTCTTCGCGTGAACACTTAATGAGCGCTCGTCGTGTTAAACAACTCTATAGCCGGTATATGCGTGGCCGGGACTTGGTCTCCATGGGCGCCTATGTGGCGGGCAGTGATCCAGAGCTCGATGCCGCATTGCAAATGTGGCCCAAGATTAAGCAATTTTTGCAACAAGATATGGATGATCGTGTGCCCATGCCCGAAACCCTCGTCGAACTCGAAGCGATTGCACCTAGCCAAGTGGATCCAGCGGCCAACCCCAATTCGAGCCCTGCCCTTCAAAACATCCGCCGCGTATGA